The following proteins are encoded in a genomic region of Brachypodium distachyon strain Bd21 chromosome 1, Brachypodium_distachyon_v3.0, whole genome shotgun sequence:
- the LOC100825136 gene encoding vicilin-like seed storage protein At2g28490 has translation MDRCGVVVMTPLLTLLLLLSGRSAMGAPRYRERWEQEGPEWRPDEEGKGGKGLFLLDNVEKVVDSEGGQVHVVRGPFVPEQPWQQYGACREGLMHIGFITMEPKTLFVPQYIDSNLILFVQRGEVKIGWIHNDELVQKQLKMGDVLHIEAGATFYMVNTGKGQRLQIICSIDASDSPIGLGPYQSFFLTGGGNPTSVLAGFDPKMLVTAFNTTYDEVARLFRPETRGPFVSFGTEPGSGGKERGQREEEGDAGNKEEASRKAGPWRPVGRGDDEERDDEQSSTWSWRKLMGSFIGFGGASNDAAQLENKKDKTVRAPEPYNLFDHEPGFRNAYGWSVSVDKHAYEPLDHSDIGVYLVNLTAGSMMAPHVNPRATEYGVVLGGEGEVQVVFPNGSLAMSARVRPGDVFWIPRYFPFAQVASRSGPFEFFGFTTSARRNKPQFLVGANSLLRTMLGPELAAGFGVPEKELGELMRAQKEAVILSSLPEKEEKGREQSVIKQVAKE, from the exons ATGGATCGTTGCGGGGTAGTCGTGATGACGCCGCTGCTCAcgctgcttctcctcctctcggGCCGCTCGGCGATGGGGGCGCCGCGTTACCGCGAGAGATGGGAGCAGGAGGGGCCGGAGTGGCGGCCGGATGAGGAGGGGAAGGGGGGGAAGGGGCTGTTTCTTCTCGACAACGTGGAGAAGGTGGTGGATTCGGAGGGTGGGCAGGTGCACGTCGTGCGCGGGCCGTTTGTGCCGGAACAGCCGTGGCAGCAGTACGGCGCGTGCCGGGAGGGGCTGATGCACATCGGCTTCATCACCATGGAGCCCAAGACGCTGTTCGTGCCGCAGTACATAGACTCCAACCTCATCCTCTTCGTGCAGCGAG GGGAGGTGAAGATTGGGTGGATCCACAACGACGAGCTCGTGCAGAAGCAGCTTAAGATGGGCGACGTCCTCCACATCGAAGCCGGTGCGACCTTCTACATGGTCAACACCGGCAAAGGACAGAGGCTGCAGATCATATGCAGCATCGACGCATCGGATAGCCCCATCGGACTCGGCCCTTATCAG TCCTTCTTTCTTACTGGGGGAGGGAACCCGACGTCTGTGCTGGCCGGCTTCGACCCAAAGATGCTTGTCACCGCTTTCAAC ACCACTTACGACGAAGTGGCAAGGCTCTTTCGGCCGGAAACCCGGGGGCCCTTCGTGTCCTTCGGCACGGAGCCCGGGAGCGGTGGAAAAGAGCGTGGACAACGGGAAGAGGAAGGTGATGCCGGAAACAAggaagaagcgagcaggaaGGCCGGGCCATGGAGGCCCGTGGGCAGAGGCGATGATGAGGAGCGCGATGACGAACAGTCGTCGACATGGTCATGGAGGAAGCTGATGGGCAGCTTCATTGGATTCGGAGGGGCCTCCAACGATGCCGCGCAGCTGGAAAACAAGAAGGACAAGACGGTGCGCGCGCCGGAGCCTTACAACCTGTTCGAccacgagcccggcttccggAACGCCTACGGCTGGAGCGTCTCCGTCGACAAGCACGCCTACGAGCCCCTCGACCACTCCGACATCGGCGTCTATCTCGTCAACCTCACCGCT GGCTCGATGATGGCGCCGCACGTGAACCCGAGGGCGACGGAGTACGGCGTGGTGCTGGGCGGGGAAGGCGAGGTCCAGGTGGTGTTCCCCAACGGGTCCCTGGCGATGAGCGCGAGGGTGAGACCCGGCGACGTGTTCTGGATCCCGCGTTACTTCCCGTTCGCGCAGGTGGCGTCGCGGAGCGGGCCGTTCGAGTTCTTCGGGTTCACCACGTCGGCGCGCCGGAACAAGCCGCAGTTCCTCGTCGGCGCCAACTCGCTGCTGCGCACGATGCTCGGGCCGGAGCTCGCGGCCGGGTTCGGCGTCCCCGAGAAGGAGCTGGGGGAGCTGATGCGGGCGCAGAAGGAAGCGGTCATACTGTCGTCGTTGCcggagaaagaggagaaggggagggagcAGTCGGTTATTAAGCAGGTGGCGAAGGAGTAA
- the LOC100825443 gene encoding pentatricopeptide repeat-containing protein At1g12775, mitochondrial, giving the protein MASLYHSLSPPPSNCHGVLSLPPRNAALFACQCKAPPQDDHDAQLLHALESNGNGSLLREQHTASPAQLIDTGSEELGEGGGGRRSSRLRARDCARRIMSLPMEERVKVLDLLQRDDAALTISDYNDILSALARGGDYDSAMALFRALEPNGTVAPDAHSFAIAVQCFCRKGAPDEAKETLDEMLARGYLPTVSAFSAVVGCLCKRGRVTRAMEVLDAMRGVGCEPTIRTYNSLIGGLCYVGRLEDARDLLNKLKDSPKQTADIYTFTIVLDGFCKVGRTDDAMAIFEDAVRTGLSPTIFTYNALLNGHCKEGHLLKAYNLLMEMCDNETCPPDKISFSIVLPALLRAGEISAAWQTFKRMEHAGLEADGRALDTLTRGLCRQCAADISALRDAKEVFGKLVSSGHEPVSYTYCLMAQALARGGEVDAAVAILDDMARKGYALRKRAYTDVVRALCDRSRTSEAVRVLAVVIARDFVPGRNAFDALLGELSRQGRWPDAMAVYAAAVKRGVVVSLKRHIKEALVRDQEESPAQLGVPQ; this is encoded by the coding sequence ATGGCGTCTCTCTACCACTCACTCTCCCCGCCGCCTTCCAACTGCCATGGCGTCCTCTCCCTGCCCCCTCGGAACGCGGCTCTCTTCGCCTGCCAGTGTAAAGCACCACCGCAAGACGACCACGACGCGCAGCTGCTCCACGCGCTCGAGTCCAACGGCAACGGCAGCCTCCTCAGAGAACAGCATACTGCGTCGCCGGCGCAACTCATCGATACGGGATCTGAGGAAttgggcgagggcggcggcggcagaaggAGCTCTCGGCTCCGGGCGCGTGACTGCGCGAGGCGGATCATGAGCCTCCCCATGGAGGAGCGGGTGAAGGTGCTCGACCTCCTGCAGCGCGACGACGCGGCGCTCACCATATCCGACTACAACGACATCCTCTCCGCGCTGGCGAGGGGCGGAGACTACGACTCCGCGATGGCGCTCTTCAGGGCGCTCGAGCCCAACGGCACCGTCGCGCCAGACGCCCACTCCTTCGCCATCGCCGTGCAGTGCTTCTGCAGGAAAGGCGCGCCCGACGAGGCCAAGGAAACGCTCGACGAAATGCTCGCGCGCGGCTACCTCCCCACGGTGTCCGCCTTCTCCGCCGTGGTGGGCTGCCTCTGCAAGCGCGGGCGCGTCACCAGGGCCATGGAGGTGTTGGACGCCATGCGTGGCGTCGGGTGCGAGCCCACCATCCGCACCTACAACAGCCTCATCGGTGGGCTCTGCTACGTCGGCCGCCTGGAGGATGCGCGGGACCTCCTCAACAAGCTCAAGGACTCGCCCAAGCAGACGGCGGACATCTACACCTTCACCATTGTTCTCGACGGCTTCTGCAAGGTCGGCCGGACGGATGACGCCATGGCCATCTTCGAAGACGCCGTCCGGACAGGCCTCTCGCCGACGATATTCACCTACAACGCCCTGCTCAACGGCCACTGCAAGGAGGGGCATCTGCTGAAAGCGTACAACCTGCTCATGGAGATGTGCGACAACGAAACATGTCCGCCAGACAAGATCAGCTTCAGCATCGTGCTGCCGGCGCTGCTGCGGGCCGGCGAGATCTCCGCGGCGTGGCAGACGTTCAAGCGCATGGAACACGCCGGGTTAGAAGCGGACGGCCGCGCGCTGGACACGCTCACCCGGGGCCTGTGCCGGCAGTGCGCGGCGGACATCTCGGCCCTGAGGGACGCCAAGGAGGTGTTCGGCAAGCTGGTGTCGTCCGGGCACGAGCCGGTGTCGTACACCTACTGCCTTATGGCGCAGGCcctggcgcgcggcggcgaggtggacgCGGCCGTCGCCATCCTGGACGACATGGCCCGCAAGGGGTACGCGCTTCGGAAGCGCGCGTACACGGACGTGGTGCGCGCGCTGTGCGACCGGAGCAGGACGAGCGAGGCCGTCCGGGTGCTGGCCGTGGTGATCGCGAGGGACTTCGTGCCCGGCCGGAACGCGTTCGACGCGCTGCTCGGCGAGCTCAGCCGGCAGGGGAGGTGGCCCGACGCCATGGCTGTGTACGCCGCTGCGGTGAAGCGTGGCGTCGTGGTTTCGCTGAAGCGTCACATCAAGGAGGCGCTGGTTCGGGATCAGGAGGAGTCACCAGCGCAGTTGGGCGTCCCGCAGTGA